In Helianthus annuus cultivar XRQ/B chromosome 8, HanXRQr2.0-SUNRISE, whole genome shotgun sequence, a single genomic region encodes these proteins:
- the LOC110876761 gene encoding acetolactate synthase small subunit 1, chloroplastic: MINRIAGVFARRGYNIESLAVGLNKDKALFTIVVTGIERMLEQVMKQLLKLVNVLKVEDISKEPQVERVLMLIKINADPRYRLEVKWLVDIFRAKIVDISEKAITIEVMGVKKL, encoded by the exons ATGATAAACCGGATTGCAGGAGTCTTTGCAAGGAGAGGGTATAATATCGAGTCACTTGCTGTTGGTTTAAACAAGGACAAAGCTCTTTTTACTATAGTTGTAACTGGGATTGAAAGAATGCTAGAGCAAGTTATGAAACAACTTCTAAAGCTTGTTAATGTTTTAAAG GTTGAAGATATCTCAAAGGAGCCACAAGTAGAACGTGTGTTGATGCTCATCAAGATAAATGCAGATCCAAGATACCGTTTAGAG gTCAAGTGGTTAGTGGACATATTTAGAGCTAAAATTGTTGATATCTCAGAGAAAGCTATAACAATTGAGGTGATGGGAGTCAAAAAACTTTAA